One Nonomuraea angiospora DNA segment encodes these proteins:
- a CDS encoding winged helix-turn-helix transcriptional regulator gives MVTKQFMGSANEADEADLRRADSLAREIFSDVANKWALLIIEALGERTLRFSELRDEVEGISHKMLTQNLRMLERNGLAERKVHPTVPPRVEYTLTEPGQALRATVDLICGWTHQYFGHIEAARRGFGA, from the coding sequence ATGGTGACCAAGCAGTTCATGGGCTCGGCCAATGAAGCCGATGAGGCGGACCTGAGGCGCGCGGACTCCCTGGCCCGGGAGATCTTCTCGGACGTCGCCAACAAGTGGGCGTTGCTGATCATCGAGGCGCTCGGTGAGCGCACCCTGCGGTTCAGCGAGCTGCGGGACGAGGTCGAGGGCATCAGCCACAAGATGCTCACCCAGAACCTGCGCATGCTGGAGCGCAACGGCCTGGCCGAGCGGAAGGTGCACCCCACCGTGCCGCCGCGGGTCGAGTACACCCTCACCGAGCCGGGCCAGGCCCTGCGGGCGACGGTCGACCTGATCTGCGGCTGGACCCACCAGTACTTCGGTCACATCGAGGCCGCCCGCCGCGGCTTCGGCGCCTGA